One genomic region from Pyxicephalus adspersus chromosome 1, UCB_Pads_2.0, whole genome shotgun sequence encodes:
- the NEMP1 gene encoding nuclear envelope integral membrane protein 1 isoform X3 translates to MAGEVSAGGWRVIVPLLLSLAPVLCYAAAGNQVDVVKILEGKSANYSQSENFCYQKPYEPKWHDVWTKVQIRVNSTKMIRVTQVDSEEQLLEMESFNVLNLFSFLKEKLNDTYFTVDLNSNKTCIKVHVNEADTIYSVVLSRGFDPKLFLVFLLGLLLFFYGDTLSRSQLFYYSTGISVGMVASMLIVVFMLSKLLPKKSPFYMLLVGGWSFSLYIIQLVVKNFQGICSEYWQYLLGYLCIVGFVSFAVCYRYGPLENERSINLLNWTLQLIGLLLMYVGVQVRHVALSMMAIAFCTKQIEYPVYWAYSLYRKVFKARVKPSPPRLLTEEEYRNQGELETRKALEELREYCNSPDSQAWKIVSRIQSPKRYSYSENPRVMLYASRKERRGRENMF, encoded by the exons ATGGCGGGAGAGGTGTCTGCAGGAGGCTGGCGAGTCATAGTGCCGCTTCTCCTGTCACTTGCTCCAGTCTTGTGTTACGCAGCTGCAG GAAACCAAGTAGATGTTGTGAAAATTTTGGAGGGCAAATCTGCCAATTACAGTCAATCAGAGAATTTCTGTTACCAAAAACCGTACGAACCAAAATGGCATGATGTTTGGACTAAAGTTCAG ATTCGGGTAAACAGCACCAAAATGATTCGAGTGACACAAGTTGATAGTGAGGAGCAGCTGTTGGAAATGGAGAGCTTCAACGTGTTGAACCTGTTTTCTTTCTTGAAGGAAAAACTGAATGACACTTATTTTACTGTGGATCTTAACAGCAACAAAACCTGCATTAAAGTGCATGTGAATGAGGCAGATACCATTTATAGTGTAGTGCTCTCAAGAG GGTTTGATCCAAAGCTTTTCCTGGTTTTCCTACTTGGTCTTCTATTGTTTTTCTATGGAGATACCCTTAGTAG AAGTCAACTCTTTTACTACAGTACAGGAATAAGTGTGGGTATGGTGGCCTCAATGCTCATTGTTGTGTTTATGCTGTCCAAACTGCTACCTAAG AAAAGTCCATTCTATATGTTATTGGTTGGCGGTTGGTCATTTTCTCTTTACATCATCCAACTGGTGGTTAAAAACTTTCAGGGAATATGCTCAGAATATTGGCAGTATTTGTTAG gTTACCTGTGTATTGTGGGGTTTGTCAGCTTTGCTGTCTGTTATAGATATGGGCCACTAGAAAACGAGCGAAGTATCAATCTGCTGAATTGGACGTTGCAACTGATTGGTCTCCTGTTAATGTATGTCGGTGTCCAAGTGCGTCATGTAGCATTATCAATGATGGCAATTGCCTTTTGCACAAAACAGATTGAGTACCCCGTGTACTGGGCATACAGTCTTTACAG AAAGGTGTTTAAAGCCAGAGTAAAGCCCAGCCCACCACGCCTCTTGACAGAGGAAGAATACCGGAACCAAGGAGAGCTGGAGACAAGAAAAGCATTGGAAGAGCTACGGGAATACTGCAATAGTCCAGATTCTCAAGCATGGAAGATTGTGTCACGTATTCAGTCACCAAAGAG
- the NEMP1 gene encoding nuclear envelope integral membrane protein 1 isoform X2, with protein MAGEVSAGGWRVIVPLLLSLAPVLCYAAAGNQVDVVKILEGKSANYSQSENFCYQKPYEPKWHDVWTKVQIRVNSTKMIRVTQVDSEEQLLEMESFNVLNLFSFLKEKLNDTYFTVDLNSNKTCIKVHVNEADTIYSVVLSRGFDPKLFLVFLLGLLLFFYGDTLSRSQLFYYSTGISVGMVASMLIVVFMLSKLLPKKSPFYMLLVGGWSFSLYIIQLVVKNFQGICSEYWQYLLGYLCIVGFVSFAVCYRYGPLENERSINLLNWTLQLIGLLLMYVGVQVRHVALSMMAIAFCTKQIEYPVYWAYSLYRKVFKARVKPSPPRLLTEEEYRNQGELETRKALEELREYCNSPDSQAWKIVSRIQSPKRYSYSENPRVMLYASRKERRGRENMIR; from the exons ATGGCGGGAGAGGTGTCTGCAGGAGGCTGGCGAGTCATAGTGCCGCTTCTCCTGTCACTTGCTCCAGTCTTGTGTTACGCAGCTGCAG GAAACCAAGTAGATGTTGTGAAAATTTTGGAGGGCAAATCTGCCAATTACAGTCAATCAGAGAATTTCTGTTACCAAAAACCGTACGAACCAAAATGGCATGATGTTTGGACTAAAGTTCAG ATTCGGGTAAACAGCACCAAAATGATTCGAGTGACACAAGTTGATAGTGAGGAGCAGCTGTTGGAAATGGAGAGCTTCAACGTGTTGAACCTGTTTTCTTTCTTGAAGGAAAAACTGAATGACACTTATTTTACTGTGGATCTTAACAGCAACAAAACCTGCATTAAAGTGCATGTGAATGAGGCAGATACCATTTATAGTGTAGTGCTCTCAAGAG GGTTTGATCCAAAGCTTTTCCTGGTTTTCCTACTTGGTCTTCTATTGTTTTTCTATGGAGATACCCTTAGTAG AAGTCAACTCTTTTACTACAGTACAGGAATAAGTGTGGGTATGGTGGCCTCAATGCTCATTGTTGTGTTTATGCTGTCCAAACTGCTACCTAAG AAAAGTCCATTCTATATGTTATTGGTTGGCGGTTGGTCATTTTCTCTTTACATCATCCAACTGGTGGTTAAAAACTTTCAGGGAATATGCTCAGAATATTGGCAGTATTTGTTAG gTTACCTGTGTATTGTGGGGTTTGTCAGCTTTGCTGTCTGTTATAGATATGGGCCACTAGAAAACGAGCGAAGTATCAATCTGCTGAATTGGACGTTGCAACTGATTGGTCTCCTGTTAATGTATGTCGGTGTCCAAGTGCGTCATGTAGCATTATCAATGATGGCAATTGCCTTTTGCACAAAACAGATTGAGTACCCCGTGTACTGGGCATACAGTCTTTACAG AAAGGTGTTTAAAGCCAGAGTAAAGCCCAGCCCACCACGCCTCTTGACAGAGGAAGAATACCGGAACCAAGGAGAGCTGGAGACAAGAAAAGCATTGGAAGAGCTACGGGAATACTGCAATAGTCCAGATTCTCAAGCATGGAAGATTGTGTCACGTATTCAGTCACCAAAGAG